In Candidatus Eisenbacteria bacterium, one genomic interval encodes:
- the cdd gene encoding cytidine deaminase, producing the protein MAGTTPAAGLLAAAKALLPLAAARYSNFPVGAVIEDDSGGVHPGVNVESVSYGLTVCAERSALFGALARGARAFRRLAVVAERLKPVLPCGACRQVLLEYAPDLVIVVEGADGRPEEIALRDLLPRPFTRLQPAP; encoded by the coding sequence GTGGCGGGGACCACTCCCGCCGCCGGACTTCTCGCGGCCGCGAAGGCTCTTCTGCCGCTCGCGGCGGCGCGCTACTCGAACTTCCCCGTCGGCGCGGTGATCGAGGATGACTCGGGGGGTGTCCACCCGGGCGTCAACGTCGAGAGCGTGAGCTACGGCCTGACCGTGTGCGCCGAACGATCCGCGCTGTTCGGCGCCCTCGCGCGCGGCGCCAGGGCATTCCGCCGCCTCGCGGTGGTTGCCGAGCGCCTGAAGCCGGTATTGCCCTGCGGCGCCTGCCGGCAGGTTCTCTTGGAATACGCGCCCGACCTCGTCATCGTGGTCGAAGGCGCGGACGGCCGTCCTGAGGAAATCGCCCTGCGCGATCTCCTTCCTCGCCCCTTCACGCGCCTCCAACCCGCGCCCTGA
- a CDS encoding thymidine phosphorylase, which yields MKELIQRKRDGAELSSDEIEYWIQGVADGSVPDYQSAALLMAITIRGMTRAETIALTEAMLHSGRTLDWSKLGRPTVDKHSTGGVGDKVSLALAPWVAACGAAVPMIAGRGLGHTGGTLDKLEAIPGFRVKIDPEAFQSQLQKIGVVIAGQSDDLAPADRELYALRDVTATVESVPLIVSSILSKKFASGAGAVVFDVKCGGGAFMRSREEALALARELVSTARELGRKARALLTDMAQPLGDAIGNANEAAEAFGMLRGGAPSDLTELTRDLGTAMLVLCGVARERFEGGARMDRALESGEALRRAEALVEAQGGDPRVVADPTLLPRAAVESLALSQRSGSVTGIDARALGELLVAMGGGRRRKEDAIDPAVGIRLLRKIGDRVEAGEPVAVIEAHRDAPEWADAALRAYAIGDEPPAPRQLVLEQIME from the coding sequence ATGAAAGAGCTAATCCAACGCAAGCGTGACGGCGCCGAGCTCTCGTCCGACGAGATCGAATATTGGATTCAGGGCGTGGCCGACGGGAGCGTTCCCGACTACCAGAGCGCCGCGCTCCTCATGGCCATCACGATCCGCGGGATGACCCGAGCCGAGACGATCGCGCTCACCGAGGCGATGCTCCATTCCGGGCGCACGCTGGATTGGTCCAAGCTGGGCCGCCCCACCGTCGACAAGCATTCGACCGGCGGCGTGGGGGACAAGGTCTCGCTCGCGCTGGCGCCCTGGGTCGCCGCGTGCGGCGCGGCGGTGCCGATGATCGCCGGGCGCGGCCTCGGGCACACCGGCGGCACGCTGGACAAGCTCGAGGCGATCCCGGGATTCCGGGTGAAGATCGATCCCGAGGCGTTCCAGTCCCAGCTCCAGAAGATCGGCGTCGTGATCGCCGGTCAGAGCGATGACCTGGCGCCCGCGGACCGCGAGCTCTACGCGCTCCGCGACGTGACGGCCACGGTCGAGTCGGTGCCTCTCATCGTGTCGAGCATCCTCAGCAAGAAGTTCGCTTCGGGGGCGGGCGCCGTCGTCTTCGACGTCAAGTGCGGCGGCGGCGCGTTCATGCGGAGCCGAGAGGAGGCGCTGGCCCTGGCCCGCGAGCTGGTCTCGACCGCGCGCGAGCTGGGCCGGAAGGCGCGGGCCCTCCTGACCGACATGGCGCAGCCGTTGGGCGACGCGATCGGAAATGCCAATGAGGCGGCGGAGGCGTTCGGCATGCTCCGAGGCGGCGCCCCTTCCGATCTCACCGAGCTGACGCGCGACCTCGGGACGGCGATGCTGGTCCTCTGCGGGGTGGCGCGCGAGCGGTTCGAGGGCGGGGCGCGAATGGATCGAGCGCTGGAATCGGGCGAAGCCCTCCGCCGGGCCGAGGCACTCGTCGAGGCACAGGGGGGCGACCCTCGGGTCGTGGCCGATCCGACGCTGCTTCCGCGCGCCGCGGTCGAGAGCCTCGCCCTCTCGCAGCGCTCGGGGTCCGTGACCGGGATCGACGCGCGGGCGCTCGGCGAGCTTTTGGTCGCCATGGGCGGCGGGCGCCGGCGCAAGGAGGACGCGATCGATCCCGCCGTGGGGATCCGCCTTCTACGGAAGATCGGGGACCGCGTGGAAGCCGGGGAGCCCG